In Thunnus albacares chromosome 1, fThuAlb1.1, whole genome shotgun sequence, the DNA window AAAAGATTATCACAGTTAGAGAAGGAGGAGTGTAGATTGAAATCTGGTGACTCAGGACTTGAAGAGTATAAATGCCAgctacaggaagaaaaacaaaagattagGGAGgagcaaagcaaacaaaaactgtcCAAAGGAATGAAGAGTTTTATTAAAACTTTATCCACAAGtgacaaagaagaaagagatttttttcttaagtGGATGAAACTCAAGTTTAACACACATTCACGGAGGAAACTGTCTGAGCTGCACAACAAATTCAAAGAGCAATGCAAGGAGAAAGATAAAAATCTCATTGCAGAGTTAGATCAGGCTTTGATGGAGAACTCTTTAGGAGTAGAGCATTACATGAGAGAGATGGGACTCATCTATGAGTTCTCAATTTCTGGCTCAAGAAACACTGCTGATGAAATATCTCGTCTCCCTGGTTTGGCTGCTGAAATGCTGTTGGATGGATATCCTTTAGAGCTCTTGGATGGAGATGCTTCCAACATCCCAGAGAGATGGGTGACAGATGTGCTGACGGAGCTTCACAAGAAGGTTGAAGGGAAGAGCAGACTGTTAGTACTGAGTGTGCTGGGTGTTCAAAGTACAGGGAAGTCAACACTCCTCAACACCATGTTTGGTGTGCAGTTTCATGTCAGCAGTGGCAGATGCACAAGAGGAGCTGATATGCTTTTCCTCAAAGTTGGAGAGGACATGAAACATGAGTTGAATTATGAATTTATAGTTCTCATTGACACAGAGGGTCTAAAATCTCCTGATTTGGCAGAACTAGATGAAAGTTATGTGCATGACAACCAGATGGCAACCTTTGTGATTGGTTTAAGTGATCTCACCATCATTAACCTCACCATGGAGAActcaacagaaatgaaagacatCCTGCAAATTGCAGTTCACGCCTTCCTGAGAATGAGACATATTGGTAAAAAGccagtttgtcattttgtgcatcAAAATGTTTCTGGAGTTTCAGCTCATGCAAAGACCATAACAGATAGAAAGAAGCTCTTGGAGCAGCTCaatgaaatgacacaaattGCAGCTGAAATGGAAAAGAAGCCTTCTATTACAGCATTCACAGATGTGCTGGACTATGACATGGACAAAAACCACTGGAACATCCCAGGACTCTGGCATGGAACCCCTCCGATGGCAGCAGTGAACACAGGTTACAGTGAAGCTGTAgcagatttaaagaaaaatcttttGGCAGCAGTGAAAACAGACCGAAGCAATGAGGTCTCAAAGATCCCAGAGTTTCTAGAATGGATGAGAAGTCTCTGGAAAGCAGTGAAATATGAGAACTTCATCTTTAGTTTCAGAAACACTCTTGTGGCTCAAGCCTATGTTAACCTTTGCAAAGAGTCTAGTCAATGGGAATGGgagttcagaaaaaaaatcctcttctGGCAAACAGAAGCAGAGTTGGAAATCTTATATTCTGACAATGAAGCTGATATTCAAACTTGGAGCATTTTGGTTGATTCAAAAAAATCAGAGGTGTCAAAAATAATAGCATCTGAAGAAGGAAAAATGAAGCAGAAACTAACAAACTACTACAAAAAGAAAGACCAGAATGTAAATCtgatggaaaaatacaaaactgactTTTTCAACAGCATCGGTAGTCTCGCACAGGAAATCAAACATTCAGTGAACAATAAATTGGATTGTGCACTTGAgctgaaaaaaagttcaaaaaagGTTCAAGACATTCAGAAGAAATACAGAGGCAGGATTGAAGATGAGGTCATGAAGCTCCTGAGTGACTGTAAAAACTCTGATAAACTGTCTGATGAACAGCTGACACAGAAGTTTGGAAAGATGTGGACTGAAGCCACTAAACATGTGTCTGGCCTGAAAGAGCGAGATATCGCAGCATGTGTCCTGAATCAGTTGAGAAGAAGTTTCTCAAACCAGAATGTTGATGAGAACTTCCAAAACATTAAAGACCTAAAGGAGATTGGGAAGACTCCATTTAAAACCAGACCTGAACGTACAGACTCCTGGATGAAGAAGGCTGGATATCTGTGGAGGGGAGATCCAAAACTGCAGAAGTTTGCTGACAGTGTCATTGAGTCTTGCACACGGTTTGTACTTGATaaagcaaagacaaacacagattaCCAGGACTCTTTAACAAGGGAGCTTCTTGAAAAAATGGATGAATACCTTGATCAAAGTTACAAGTATCACAGAATAAATGCAAAGTTTGAGATTGACCTGAAACTTCACATGTGTGGCATTGCCTCAAGGGAATTCCTCAAAATGCACCAAAAATTCTTGTCAGATAATGATATTAAAATTCAGCTGCAGAAGTACAAGACTCATTACTTGTCAGATTTTCTTGATttaaacaaagagagagatgattGTCAGCGCAAAGCAAAAAGTTTTGTCCAGTTTTGTATCAAACCTGCTGTGGAAGAGTACATCAACAGATCTCTGGGGATAAACATTGTGGATGAAATTTGGACAGGTTTCCATTCAGCAGAGTTCAGTTCCCGCTCCTTTTTCCAGTACAACATTCAGGAAGAGTTGCTGCAAAAGGATGACTTTGATAGTTTTGTCAAGTACATTTGTAATTATGAAATATATGTGAAGGATTGGATATTTCAGCAAATCCAGCAACAAATGTGTAAGAACAAAACTTTGTGCAAACTGAAACAAGAGAATCTGAAGGTGATAGTTGACAAAATCACAGCAGCCTTAGAGCAGGCCACAAAAGGACCAGATGGTGTTCAACTGCCAGACAACAATGAA includes these proteins:
- the LOC122986683 gene encoding LOW QUALITY PROTEIN: interferon-induced very large GTPase 1-like (The sequence of the model RefSeq protein was modified relative to this genomic sequence to represent the inferred CDS: inserted 2 bases in 1 codon), translating into MEKYEKVATIGKGRFGTAILVKSKEDGHQHVIKEIYGISRMSPEERQNVQKEVEVLAKMSHPNIVQYKESFEEEGCLCIVMDYCEGGDLLEKINSQKGELFSEERILDWFVQICLALKHIHDRKTLHRDIKPQNIFLTKGGTVQLGDFGVSRVLNRTEELATTFIGTLYYLSPEIYENKPYNNKSDIWSLGCVLYDMCTLKPAAGNMMDILLKITRGSYPPVSDHYSQELRSLSAQLLKCNPTERPSVSSILEEPFLSCRIQRFLTPKIIVQEFGHDFLYKQQPVFFNFLSKLGLKKFYLDKLTLQSLLEINKNSIYDETVESLEKIPWCFLRKLFQINAECRNCTQLSNDDDDDDDDDEENNYLFDFDLFTADDSADNKVNALDLIVALFLCADSFLQQEMALKMSMCQFSVPLLLPHGDNSQCSLMLWALRDIVKEWCPHDLSESKGFVEDNIVQANIPFFTFVRLKNCSLSKSQMLNHVLSRGQQNHNIFIHRDMKGGELKREIANGLVEVCWYLPSGRENLDIFPGPVAFANLRGDICESLTQFNFLFQVSTATFVFLDKVEDNEHKILTSLQDVKSKLFLVVNRKDNSREDMMSVQTTLKELELPKSSVKIKDSKVNVAEFSKKLCAAIKKSNRANTVIIEKMLDKAVELGLSVDENTSYKQKKAVEEIMVDIEGRSIPDYKKQQLPLQGNNWKRLSQLEKEECRLKSGDSGLEEYKCQLQEEKQKIREEQSKQKLSKGMKSFIKTLSTSDKEERDFFLKWMKLKFNTHSRRKLSELHNKFKEQCKEKDKNLIAELDQALMENSLGVEHYMREMGLIYEFSISGSRNTADEISRLPGLAAEMLLDGYPLELLDGDASNIPERWVTDVLTELHKKVEGKSRLLVLSVLGVQSTGKSTLLNTMFGVQFHVSSGRCTRGADMLFLKVGEDMKHELNYEFIVLIDTEGLKSPDLAELDESYVHDNQMATFVIGLSDLTIINLTMENSTEMKDILQIAVHAFLRMRHIGKKPVCHFVHQNVSGVSAHAKTITDRKKLLEQLNEMTQIAAEMEKKPSITAFTDVLDYDMDKNHWNIPGLWHGTPPMAAVNTGYSEAVADLKKNLLAAVKTDRSNEVSKIPEFLEWMRSLWKAVKYENFIFSFRNTLVAQAYVNLCKESSQWEWEFRKKILFWQTEAELEILYSDNEADIQTWSILVDSKKSEVSKIIASEEGKMKQKLTNYYKKKDQNVNLMEKYKTDFFNSIGSLAQEIKHSVNNKLDCALELKKSSKKVQDIQKKYRGRIEDEVMKLLSDCKNSDKLSDEQLTQKFGKMWTEATKHVSGLKERDIAACVLNQLRRSFSNQNVDENFQNIKDLKEIGKTPFKTRPERTDSWMKKAGYLWRGDPKLQKFADSVIESCTRFVLDKAKTNTDYQDSLTRELLEKMDEYLDQSYKYHRINAKFEIDLKLHMCGIASREFLKMHQKFLSDNDIKIQLQKYKTHYLSDFLDLNKERDDCQRKAKSFVQFCIKPAVEEYINRSLGINIVDEIWTGFHSAEFSSRSFFQYNIQEELLQKDDFDSFVKYICNYEIYVKDWIFQQIQQQMCKNKTLCKLKQENLKVIVDKITAALEQATKGPDGVQLPDNNESITELISNMRKYLIKDISISVEDEKTALFQIQSTCHPFINSLKMSIGDLKEQLQEEFSKSENITETLNKLPIKPQDELFRRVXHCGKQCPFCKVPCEAGGKDHKQHHAAVHRPQGLGRCRYEDTKKLVETLCTTCVQSERKFRNIDTKGELHPYKDYTKYYPDWLIPPDPSMEASDYWKFVLVKYNDRFAQEYKAKPADVPEAWRRITKEQALKGLKDAFNIK